In Halorubrum sp. PV6, a single window of DNA contains:
- a CDS encoding dihydroneopterin aldolase family protein, translating into MATDAQQACFEAGIKFGSLYHQFAGTPISPLSTRSMEAAMAESIENQPFCESVTVTIHDDRVADAIDHENGYTELTGSLMDVEMRIEHEGVTVRTRMAMRDGYPLMELVSVDDGAA; encoded by the coding sequence ATGGCAACCGACGCCCAGCAGGCGTGTTTCGAGGCCGGGATCAAGTTCGGCTCGCTGTACCACCAGTTCGCCGGCACGCCGATCAGCCCGTTGAGCACGCGCAGCATGGAGGCGGCGATGGCGGAGTCGATCGAAAACCAGCCGTTCTGCGAGTCGGTGACGGTCACCATCCACGACGACCGGGTCGCCGACGCCATCGACCACGAGAACGGCTACACCGAGCTGACCGGGTCGCTGATGGACGTCGAGATGCGGATCGAACACGAGGGCGTCACGGTCCGCACCCGCATGGCGATGCGGGACGGCTACCCGCTGATGGAGTTGGTCTCCGTCGACGACGGCGCGGCGTAA
- a CDS encoding ABC transporter substrate-binding protein, whose amino-acid sequence MANETEISRRRLLQATGGAAATIAIAGCSGEAPEEGGDGGDGSDGSDGSDGSDGDDGSDGGDENANQLNLINSSVSTIDPIESTDTASASVIRQLYEGLVTYPDGVPEVENVLLDSVDISDDLLTYTFTIKEATFHNGASLTANDFKYSWRRLAEAPQSQRSNFLLGSGFLNVSAETSEENGVGPASVVPDSEAIEVIDDRTFSVTLNAPAPAALDILTYDSFGALPEGYVGDVEGYDGEVDQATFATESAAGTGPFEFDMWEPGTEVRVTRYDDYHGETASLDSVHWQILEDDDAIWTYVNERNADIFPVPTPFYEQSNIDAEADDRGRQAGTYGPLENGDEVNYLGVSELSTFYVGFNAAQTPRSVRRAIAYITNHEELINEVFEGRGQEAFSFLPPGVWPEGPDGYQEFADAFPYGKNETDRDSAQQILEEDGYTPDDPFELTLTTYESEAFEQFGRLTRDKLSGLGIELTLETSPFNTLISRGEEGDLQFYSLGWIWSWSDPAYGLFGFEPENTNTDLIPTDADGYYLDWQAADSENVQKAQDAWERFENNPDPDAEDIRTEAFVDIEEARRDDMIMLPLYHGLTERFWYDYVDVAPTGALGPHYQKYNQTSLDN is encoded by the coding sequence ATGGCAAACGAAACCGAAATTTCGCGGCGACGACTCCTCCAGGCGACTGGTGGCGCGGCAGCGACCATCGCCATCGCAGGCTGCTCGGGTGAGGCACCCGAGGAGGGCGGTGACGGCGGCGACGGCAGTGATGGGAGCGACGGCAGCGACGGGAGCGACGGTGACGACGGGAGCGACGGTGGCGACGAGAACGCGAACCAGCTCAACCTCATCAACTCCAGCGTCTCGACCATCGACCCCATCGAGTCCACCGACACGGCGTCCGCGTCGGTCATCCGCCAGCTCTACGAAGGGCTCGTCACGTATCCCGACGGCGTCCCCGAAGTCGAGAACGTGCTCCTCGACTCCGTGGACATCTCCGACGACCTCCTGACGTACACCTTCACGATCAAGGAGGCAACGTTCCACAACGGCGCCTCGCTGACCGCGAACGACTTCAAGTACTCGTGGCGGCGCCTCGCCGAGGCCCCCCAGAGCCAGCGCTCCAACTTCCTGCTCGGCTCCGGGTTCCTCAACGTCTCGGCCGAGACCAGCGAAGAGAACGGCGTCGGCCCCGCGAGCGTCGTCCCCGACTCCGAAGCGATCGAAGTCATCGACGATCGCACGTTCTCCGTCACGCTCAACGCGCCGGCGCCGGCCGCGCTCGACATCCTCACGTACGACTCCTTCGGGGCGCTCCCCGAGGGGTACGTCGGCGACGTCGAAGGGTACGACGGCGAGGTCGACCAGGCCACGTTCGCGACCGAGTCCGCCGCCGGGACCGGTCCGTTCGAGTTCGACATGTGGGAGCCGGGCACCGAGGTCCGCGTCACCCGCTACGACGACTACCACGGCGAGACGGCCTCGCTCGACTCCGTCCACTGGCAGATCCTCGAAGACGACGACGCCATCTGGACGTACGTCAACGAGCGGAACGCCGACATCTTCCCGGTTCCGACCCCGTTCTACGAACAGAGCAACATCGACGCGGAGGCCGACGACCGCGGCCGCCAGGCCGGGACCTACGGCCCGCTCGAGAACGGCGACGAGGTCAACTACCTCGGTGTCTCCGAGCTGAGTACCTTCTACGTCGGGTTCAACGCGGCACAGACGCCGCGCTCCGTGCGCCGCGCCATCGCGTACATCACGAACCACGAGGAGCTCATCAACGAGGTCTTCGAGGGACGCGGCCAGGAGGCGTTCAGCTTCCTGCCGCCGGGCGTCTGGCCCGAAGGCCCCGACGGCTACCAGGAGTTCGCCGACGCGTTCCCGTACGGCAAAAACGAGACGGACCGCGACAGCGCACAGCAGATCCTCGAAGAGGACGGGTACACCCCCGACGACCCGTTCGAGCTGACGCTGACCACCTACGAGAGCGAGGCGTTCGAGCAGTTCGGCCGACTCACCCGCGACAAGCTCTCCGGGCTCGGCATCGAGCTCACCCTCGAGACGTCGCCGTTCAACACGCTCATCAGCCGCGGTGAGGAGGGCGACCTCCAGTTCTACAGTCTTGGCTGGATCTGGAGCTGGAGCGACCCGGCGTACGGTCTCTTCGGCTTCGAGCCGGAGAACACGAACACGGACCTCATCCCCACGGACGCCGACGGCTACTACCTCGACTGGCAGGCCGCCGACAGCGAGAACGTCCAGAAGGCGCAAGACGCCTGGGAGCGGTTCGAGAACAACCCGGACCCGGACGCGGAAGACATCCGGACCGAGGCGTTCGTCGACATCGAGGAGGCCCGCCGCGACGACATGATCATGCTGCCGCTGTACCACGGGCTCACGGAGCGCTTCTGGTACGACTACGTGGACGTGGCGCCGACCGGCGCGCTCGGCCCGCACTACCAGAAGTACAACCAGACCTCGCTCGACAACTAA
- a CDS encoding ABC transporter permease, whose protein sequence is MSRWRYFIKRVLLSIPVLFLVMSLIFIILRMGPLDPVAALLGPESSGAQTAQIREQLGLNEPLWRQYLDFMWGLLTFDLGQSWVIQPGRTTNELLVSYAPRTLWLGFWSVLLPLFIGIPLGFYAGLNPNSWGDYVASFGGIVWLAMPNFWLAIMALAILRRTDGGGLFGFDWYTIGPNVDSLIGPPPTNFVGITDWVSVAGMAIPAGFYFDFSLFLVAAKVILPPAIVLGSASMASELRIGRTAVLETINSNYVETARAKGLSERVIVWKHVFRNALIPLVPIITNEAFLLIGGSVIVEVIFGINGIGSLFFNAAYQADLPLAGSLIFIFTLIIIFMNIIQDLLYTVLDPRVGYDQ, encoded by the coding sequence ATGAGCCGCTGGCGATACTTCATCAAACGGGTCCTGCTGTCGATTCCCGTCCTCTTCCTGGTGATGTCGCTCATCTTCATCATCCTCCGGATGGGACCCCTCGATCCGGTCGCCGCCCTGCTCGGCCCGGAGTCGAGCGGCGCACAGACGGCACAGATACGCGAACAGCTCGGCCTCAACGAACCGCTCTGGCGGCAGTACCTCGACTTCATGTGGGGGCTGTTGACGTTCGATCTGGGCCAGTCGTGGGTCATCCAGCCGGGCCGGACGACGAACGAACTCCTCGTTAGCTACGCCCCGCGGACCCTCTGGCTCGGGTTCTGGTCGGTCCTGTTGCCCCTCTTCATCGGCATCCCCCTCGGCTTCTACGCCGGGTTAAACCCGAACAGCTGGGGCGACTACGTCGCCTCCTTCGGCGGTATCGTCTGGCTCGCCATGCCAAACTTCTGGCTCGCGATCATGGCGCTTGCCATCCTCCGGCGCACCGACGGCGGCGGCCTCTTCGGCTTCGACTGGTACACGATAGGTCCAAACGTGGACAGTCTCATCGGACCGCCACCGACCAACTTCGTCGGTATCACCGACTGGGTGTCGGTAGCCGGCATGGCGATTCCCGCGGGGTTCTACTTCGATTTCAGCCTCTTCCTCGTCGCGGCCAAGGTCATTCTCCCGCCGGCCATCGTGCTCGGCTCCGCCTCGATGGCGTCTGAGCTCCGGATCGGTCGGACCGCGGTGCTCGAAACGATCAACTCGAACTACGTCGAGACGGCGCGGGCGAAGGGGCTCTCAGAGCGCGTCATCGTCTGGAAACACGTCTTCCGGAACGCGCTCATCCCGCTCGTCCCGATCATCACCAACGAGGCGTTCTTACTTATCGGCGGGTCGGTCATCGTCGAAGTCATCTTCGGTATCAACGGTATCGGGTCGCTGTTCTTCAACGCGGCCTACCAGGCGGACCTCCCGCTCGCGGGGTCGCTCATCTTCATCTTCACGCTGATAATCATCTTCATGAACATCATCCAAGACCTCCTGTACACGGTCCTCGATCCGAGAGTGGGGTACGACCAATGA
- a CDS encoding ABC transporter permease, producing MSVAHDGPTADAGASVDDNETTLRERVAANPRPALLWLLGVGVLFALEMGRFAGGIRSIGAAVGFVIGGVAIGPSWVEGNVAGTLGPIAGDIAFVLTAVLLLLLVAVPVRAVLPVSLVKTVGLERSSETDDFLEQVLVAAGVGAVAVLVVATPVGALVDALVAAITSVLDALSSLPTITSREVIPNQGHRLPSGGWDDTFLGLSPAAAWAIRVAVVYAYAFIALAWAWIGYRIFREHYREADWTPRDDSVNRFRNHYWGILGLVIVFSFVVMAMWAPALGPTTAEENLFSPYENEFEYLDGNEVVTVSHGTANLNSRSQGGDDTIGPMSYDDYNRWAPFGTNQDGKDLFTFLVFGARTSLVISLTAIGLATSIALGMSLITAYYKGVIDVLTVITSDTIISVPAFLMVLLLSVVFQEANHPIAAVYDGGLLLALIFAFVYWPGLWRSIRGPSLQVAEQEWVDAAKSYGQSPFQTMRKHMTPYIAGYIMIYASLLLGGIIIATAALSFLGLGVNPPTPEWGRMVSEGRSYISTQSWHIATIPGVFIVFVVMGFNALGDGIRDAIDPESNVGNGDTATTGGGA from the coding sequence ATGAGCGTCGCACACGACGGTCCCACGGCGGACGCCGGCGCATCGGTCGACGACAACGAGACCACGCTGCGCGAGCGCGTCGCGGCGAACCCCCGTCCCGCCCTGCTGTGGCTCCTCGGGGTCGGCGTACTCTTCGCACTCGAAATGGGGCGGTTCGCCGGCGGCATCCGGTCTATCGGCGCGGCCGTCGGCTTCGTCATCGGCGGCGTCGCCATCGGCCCGTCGTGGGTTGAGGGCAACGTGGCCGGCACGCTCGGTCCCATCGCGGGCGACATCGCGTTCGTGCTCACCGCGGTGCTGTTGCTGCTCCTCGTCGCGGTCCCGGTCAGGGCGGTCCTTCCCGTCTCGCTCGTGAAGACCGTCGGCCTCGAACGCAGCAGCGAGACCGACGACTTCCTCGAACAGGTGCTCGTCGCGGCGGGCGTCGGCGCCGTCGCCGTCCTCGTCGTCGCGACGCCGGTCGGCGCGCTCGTCGACGCGCTCGTCGCCGCGATAACGAGCGTCCTCGACGCTCTCTCCTCGCTCCCGACGATCACGAGCCGAGAGGTGATCCCGAATCAGGGACACCGACTCCCGAGCGGGGGCTGGGACGACACGTTCCTCGGCCTCTCGCCGGCGGCGGCGTGGGCGATTCGCGTGGCGGTCGTCTACGCGTACGCCTTCATCGCGCTCGCGTGGGCGTGGATCGGCTACCGCATCTTCCGCGAGCACTACCGCGAGGCCGACTGGACGCCCCGCGACGACAGCGTGAATCGTTTCCGGAACCACTACTGGGGTATCCTCGGACTCGTCATCGTCTTCTCGTTCGTCGTGATGGCGATGTGGGCGCCCGCGCTCGGCCCGACGACCGCCGAAGAGAACCTCTTTAGCCCGTACGAAAACGAGTTCGAGTACCTCGACGGGAACGAAGTCGTCACCGTGTCGCACGGGACGGCCAACCTCAACAGCCGCTCGCAAGGGGGTGACGACACCATCGGGCCGATGAGCTACGACGACTACAACCGCTGGGCGCCGTTCGGGACGAACCAAGACGGGAAGGACCTATTCACCTTCCTCGTGTTCGGGGCCCGAACGTCGCTCGTCATCAGCCTCACGGCGATCGGACTCGCGACCAGCATCGCGCTGGGCATGTCGCTGATCACCGCCTATTACAAGGGGGTGATCGACGTCCTCACGGTGATCACCAGTGACACGATCATCTCCGTCCCCGCGTTCCTGATGGTGCTCCTGCTGTCGGTGGTGTTCCAGGAGGCGAACCATCCGATAGCGGCGGTGTACGACGGGGGACTGCTACTGGCGTTGATATTCGCCTTCGTCTACTGGCCCGGCCTCTGGCGATCGATACGCGGGCCCTCGCTACAGGTCGCCGAACAGGAGTGGGTCGACGCCGCGAAAAGCTACGGCCAGAGCCCGTTCCAGACCATGCGGAAGCACATGACGCCGTACATCGCCGGCTACATCATGATCTACGCGTCGCTGCTGCTCGGCGGTATCATCATCGCCACCGCGGCGCTGTCCTTCCTCGGTCTCGGGGTCAACCCCCCGACGCCGGAGTGGGGCCGGATGGTAAGCGAGGGGCGCTCGTACATCTCCACGCAGTCGTGGCACATCGCGACGATACCCGGCGTGTTCATCGTCTTCGTCGTGATGGGCTTTAACGCGCTCGGCGACGGCATCCGCGACGCCATCGACCCCGAGAGCAACGTCGGCAACGGCGACACCGCGACCACCGGGGGTGGTGCGTGA
- a CDS encoding ABC transporter ATP-binding protein produces the protein MPGEPIVSVRNLQTAFFTDKETIRAVDGVQFDLTPGDTVGIVGESGSGKSVTARSIMGLIESPGRVLDGSSVRFTDLDTVREFASEFPRRTVDVERVAGDVDPASLFDHDDVGVTPGDLGLAGRDAATVADFLAAGYGEALGLADADDCVFVTDGDPSDPDSIVDGFVELTALSGKAQRAIRGNKIAMVFQDPLTSLNPVYTVGNQIEETLALHQGLSGNAATREAVDLLEAVGIPDARRRVDEYPHQFSGGMRQRAVIAMALACDPEVLICDEPTTALDVTIQAQILDLIAELQADRDLAVMFITHDMGVIAEVADRVNVMYAGEVVETATAEPLFESPKHPYTQGLLRSIPGRQSGARLETIEGNVPTPNEPATYCRFAPRCPKAFDACDQVHPEHVSIDGAASNHSAACLLYPESMDRAEAVKGHEEGTHERGDR, from the coding sequence ATGCCCGGTGAGCCGATCGTCTCGGTGCGGAACCTCCAGACGGCGTTTTTCACCGACAAGGAGACGATCCGCGCCGTCGACGGCGTGCAGTTCGACCTCACCCCCGGCGATACCGTCGGGATCGTCGGCGAGAGCGGGTCCGGAAAGAGCGTGACCGCACGCTCGATAATGGGGCTCATCGAGTCCCCCGGCCGGGTGCTCGACGGGTCGAGCGTCCGATTCACCGACCTCGACACGGTTCGGGAGTTCGCCTCGGAGTTCCCTCGCCGGACTGTCGATGTCGAGCGCGTCGCGGGAGATGTCGACCCCGCCTCGCTGTTCGATCACGATGACGTGGGGGTCACGCCCGGCGACCTCGGCCTCGCCGGCCGCGACGCGGCCACCGTCGCCGACTTCCTCGCGGCCGGGTACGGCGAGGCACTCGGGTTGGCCGACGCGGACGACTGCGTGTTCGTCACCGACGGCGACCCGTCGGACCCCGACAGCATCGTCGACGGGTTCGTCGAACTGACGGCCCTCTCCGGGAAGGCCCAGCGGGCCATCCGCGGGAACAAGATCGCGATGGTGTTTCAGGACCCGCTGACGAGCCTGAACCCCGTGTACACGGTCGGCAATCAGATCGAGGAGACGCTCGCGCTCCACCAGGGGCTCTCCGGCAACGCGGCCACCCGCGAGGCCGTCGACCTCCTCGAAGCGGTCGGCATCCCCGACGCCCGCCGCCGGGTCGACGAGTACCCGCACCAGTTCTCCGGCGGGATGCGACAGCGCGCCGTCATCGCGATGGCGCTCGCCTGCGACCCCGAGGTGCTGATCTGCGACGAACCGACGACCGCACTCGACGTGACGATTCAGGCGCAGATCCTCGACCTGATCGCGGAGCTGCAGGCGGACCGTGACCTCGCGGTGATGTTCATCACACACGACATGGGCGTCATCGCCGAGGTCGCCGACCGCGTGAACGTGATGTACGCCGGCGAGGTCGTGGAGACGGCGACCGCAGAGCCGCTGTTCGAGTCGCCGAAACACCCGTACACGCAGGGGTTACTCCGGTCGATCCCCGGTCGTCAGAGCGGGGCGAGGTTAGAGACCATCGAGGGCAACGTCCCAACCCCGAACGAGCCGGCGACGTACTGCCGGTTCGCCCCCCGGTGCCCGAAGGCGTTCGACGCCTGCGACCAGGTCCACCCGGAACACGTCTCCATCGACGGGGCCGCGTCGAACCACTCCGCGGCGTGTCTGTTGTACCCGGAATCGATGGACCGGGCGGAGGCGGTCAAGGGCCACGAAGAAGGGACACACGAGCGAGGTGACCGATGA
- a CDS encoding ABC transporter ATP-binding protein, translating into MSDTAHDPETTEPTNASTDRSTEALADAGDRSDDPLVEVRDLRTYYEGDRLFGDPPVKAVDGVSFDIHRGETLGVVGESGCGKTTLGRTLLQLEDPTGGEIRFEGRDVTELSGADLRAWRRDAQIVFQDPDSSLNDRMTVGEIVQEPLDVYEWQTPRDRKARVKELLDTVGLRPEHYYRYPHQFSGGQRQRVGIARTLALEPEFIVLDEPVSALDVSVQAEVINLLEDLQEEFGLTYLFIAHDLSVVRHICDRVAVMYLGNVMEIGPTEELFTDPANPYTHALLSAIPEPDPTVEKDRLTLQGTPPNPRYPPSGCPFSTRCPARIRPEEYEDLDDAVWSSISTLGEILRERERAEQTVTDRIRELLGRDAALDTVDEVYAELFDDLDVPDDAERVLDDVATYARQNDEAHALDVLDDAFGGVCESEAPDAHTVGDAGRKSLCHRHAPEYRDPKTVIDARTN; encoded by the coding sequence ATGAGCGACACAGCACACGACCCCGAGACGACGGAACCGACGAACGCGTCGACCGACCGATCGACCGAGGCGCTCGCGGACGCGGGCGACCGCTCCGACGACCCGCTCGTCGAGGTGCGGGACCTCCGGACGTACTACGAGGGCGACCGGCTGTTCGGCGATCCGCCGGTGAAGGCGGTCGACGGCGTCTCCTTCGACATCCACCGCGGTGAGACGCTCGGCGTCGTCGGCGAGTCCGGCTGCGGAAAGACCACGCTCGGACGGACGCTGCTGCAGTTGGAAGACCCCACCGGCGGCGAGATCCGATTTGAGGGGCGCGACGTCACCGAACTCAGCGGCGCCGACCTCCGCGCGTGGCGGCGGGACGCACAGATCGTCTTTCAGGACCCGGACTCGAGTCTCAACGACCGCATGACCGTCGGCGAGATCGTCCAGGAGCCGCTCGACGTGTACGAGTGGCAGACGCCACGCGACCGCAAAGCGCGCGTCAAAGAGCTGCTCGACACCGTTGGGCTCCGCCCCGAACACTACTACCGGTACCCGCACCAGTTCTCGGGCGGCCAGCGCCAGCGCGTCGGCATCGCCCGCACGCTGGCGTTAGAACCCGAGTTCATCGTCCTCGACGAGCCCGTCTCGGCGCTCGACGTGAGCGTCCAGGCCGAGGTCATCAACCTCTTGGAGGACCTCCAAGAGGAGTTCGGACTGACCTACCTGTTCATCGCCCACGACCTCTCCGTGGTGCGGCACATCTGTGACCGCGTCGCGGTGATGTACCTCGGGAACGTCATGGAGATCGGGCCGACGGAGGAGCTGTTCACCGACCCGGCGAACCCGTACACGCACGCGCTGCTCTCGGCGATTCCGGAGCCCGACCCGACCGTGGAGAAGGACCGACTCACGCTCCAGGGGACGCCGCCGAACCCGCGATACCCGCCGAGCGGCTGTCCGTTTAGCACCCGCTGTCCGGCGCGCATCCGGCCGGAGGAGTACGAGGACCTCGACGACGCGGTGTGGTCGTCGATCAGCACGCTCGGCGAGATCCTCCGCGAGCGCGAGCGCGCGGAGCAGACGGTCACCGACCGCATCCGGGAGCTGCTGGGCCGCGACGCCGCCCTCGACACGGTCGATGAGGTGTACGCCGAGCTGTTCGACGACCTCGACGTCCCGGACGACGCCGAACGGGTCCTCGACGACGTGGCGACCTACGCGCGGCAGAACGACGAGGCGCACGCGCTGGACGTCCTCGACGACGCGTTCGGCGGAGTCTGCGAGTCCGAGGCGCCCGACGCTCACACCGTCGGCGACGCCGGCCGAAAGAGCCTCTGTCACCGTCACGCGCCCGAGTACCGCGACCCGAAGACCGTCATCGACGCCAGAACGAACTGA
- a CDS encoding GTPBP1 family GTP-binding protein: protein MSADRSVLQRAIERGERDGGSIEFKERLTREVHLADGRMESLVAQLRHRVLSGDGEATYVLGVTDDGGLAGIDPDAFTETMDVLSLLADEADAHIADVETWSAGSAGNGNTDGLVGLATLREGGMFEADDDHLVVGTAGHVDHGKSTLVGTLVTGRADDGQGGTRGFLDVQPHEIERGLSADLSYAVYGFDDEGGEPVRMDNPHRKSDRARIVEEADRLVSFVDTVGHEPWLRTTIRGLVGQKLDYGLLVVAADDGPTKTTREHLGILLATELPTIVAVTKADAVSDDRLAAVEREVESMLRDAGQTPLLVERHGIDTAVTEVGDGVVPLLQTSAVTKQGVDALDRLFEALPKRATPEREEFRLYVDRSYKVTGVGAVASGTVNSGTVEAGDELLLGPMADGSFREVEARSIEMHYHRVDKATAGRIVGIALKGVDESEIERGMALVPRDSDPKPVRTFEAEVMVLNHPTRIQAGYEPVVHLETVSEAAVFEPEGGRLLPGDTGRTTVRFKFRPYLIEEGQRFVFREGSSKGVGTVRDVT, encoded by the coding sequence ATGAGCGCTGACCGGTCCGTCCTCCAGCGGGCCATCGAGCGCGGCGAACGAGACGGCGGTTCCATCGAGTTCAAAGAGCGACTGACTCGCGAAGTCCACCTCGCCGACGGGCGCATGGAGTCGCTCGTGGCACAGCTTCGCCACCGCGTCCTCTCGGGCGACGGCGAGGCGACCTACGTCCTCGGCGTCACCGACGACGGGGGGTTGGCCGGGATCGACCCCGACGCCTTCACGGAGACGATGGACGTGCTCTCGCTTTTGGCCGACGAGGCCGACGCCCACATCGCCGACGTAGAGACGTGGAGCGCCGGCTCCGCCGGCAACGGGAACACTGACGGGCTCGTCGGCCTCGCCACCCTCCGGGAGGGCGGCATGTTCGAGGCTGACGACGACCACCTCGTGGTCGGGACGGCCGGCCACGTCGACCACGGCAAGTCGACGCTCGTCGGGACGCTCGTCACCGGGCGAGCCGACGACGGACAGGGCGGGACGCGGGGATTCCTCGACGTGCAACCCCACGAGATAGAGCGCGGGCTCTCGGCAGACCTCTCGTACGCCGTCTACGGCTTCGACGACGAGGGCGGCGAGCCGGTCCGAATGGACAACCCGCATCGGAAGTCCGATCGCGCCCGGATCGTCGAGGAGGCCGATCGGTTAGTCTCGTTCGTCGACACGGTCGGCCACGAGCCGTGGCTCCGGACGACGATCCGAGGGCTCGTCGGCCAGAAACTCGATTACGGGCTGCTCGTCGTCGCCGCCGACGACGGCCCGACGAAGACGACCCGCGAACACCTCGGCATCCTGTTGGCGACGGAACTCCCGACGATCGTCGCGGTCACGAAAGCCGACGCCGTGAGCGACGACCGGCTCGCGGCGGTCGAACGAGAGGTGGAGTCGATGCTCCGGGACGCGGGACAGACGCCGCTTTTGGTCGAGCGGCACGGGATCGACACGGCGGTCACGGAGGTCGGTGACGGGGTCGTCCCGCTGCTCCAGACCAGCGCGGTGACGAAGCAGGGCGTCGACGCGCTCGACCGACTGTTCGAGGCGCTCCCGAAGCGGGCGACGCCGGAGCGCGAGGAGTTCCGGCTGTACGTCGACCGGAGTTACAAGGTGACGGGCGTCGGCGCGGTGGCGTCCGGCACGGTCAACTCCGGCACCGTGGAGGCCGGCGACGAACTCCTGTTAGGGCCGATGGCCGACGGCTCCTTCCGCGAGGTGGAGGCGCGGTCGATCGAGATGCACTACCACCGAGTCGACAAGGCGACCGCGGGCCGCATCGTCGGAATCGCCTTAAAAGGCGTCGACGAGTCGGAGATCGAACGCGGGATGGCGCTCGTCCCCAGAGACAGCGACCCGAAGCCGGTCCGGACGTTCGAAGCCGAAGTGATGGTCCTCAACCACCCGACGCGGATTCAGGCCGGGTACGAACCGGTGGTTCACCTCGAAACCGTCTCCGAGGCGGCGGTCTTCGAGCCGGAGGGCGGACGGCTGCTCCCCGGCGACACCGGCCGAACGACGGTCCGGTTTAAGTTCCGGCCGTATCTGATCGAGGAGGGACAGCGGTTCGTCTTCCGGGAGGGGTCGAGTAAGGGCGTCGGGACCGTCCGCGACGTGACGTGA
- a CDS encoding transcription initiation factor IIB family protein — MSDARSTQTRSPRTQTDDAATADRAERPTRAATVEDGDATATNADARETCPECGGRTRVDAAERVCADCGLVVEADRIDHGPEWRSFDDDDTNPKRTGAPLTRSRHDRGLSTEIGRSTKVKGRKRRRLARMRTQHNRAQISSKRDRNKVYAYTEIRRLTGALELPDSVRDTACTLFDSAQDESLLRGRSLEGFAAACLYVACRTADVARTVGEICAEAKATEAEHRAAFDAMNRELGLPIAPTGPAEYLPRFASDLGCAPELERRAGELAERTVEEGIANGRNPVGVAAACLYTAARELGADCTQQEAADVAGVTPVTVRRTYVDLTES, encoded by the coding sequence ATGAGTGACGCACGCTCGACGCAGACTCGTTCGCCCCGTACCCAGACCGACGACGCCGCGACCGCGGACCGCGCCGAGCGCCCGACCCGAGCGGCGACCGTCGAGGACGGCGACGCCACGGCGACGAACGCCGACGCCCGCGAGACGTGTCCGGAGTGCGGTGGCCGGACGCGCGTCGACGCCGCAGAGCGCGTCTGTGCCGACTGCGGGCTCGTCGTCGAGGCCGACCGAATCGACCACGGCCCCGAGTGGCGCTCGTTCGACGACGACGACACGAACCCCAAGCGCACCGGCGCACCCCTGACGCGCTCGCGTCACGACCGCGGGCTCTCGACGGAGATCGGCCGGTCGACGAAGGTGAAAGGGCGCAAGCGGCGGCGACTCGCACGGATGCGCACCCAGCACAACCGCGCGCAGATATCCTCGAAACGCGATCGCAACAAGGTGTACGCCTACACCGAGATACGGCGGCTCACGGGAGCCTTAGAGCTGCCCGACAGCGTTCGCGACACGGCCTGTACGCTGTTCGACTCCGCACAGGACGAGAGCCTGCTCCGCGGTCGCTCGCTTGAGGGCTTTGCGGCCGCCTGCCTCTACGTCGCCTGCCGCACCGCCGACGTGGCGCGGACCGTCGGTGAGATCTGCGCCGAAGCGAAGGCGACGGAGGCCGAACACCGGGCCGCCTTCGACGCGATGAACCGCGAACTCGGCCTGCCGATCGCGCCGACCGGACCCGCCGAGTACCTCCCGCGGTTCGCGAGCGACCTCGGCTGTGCGCCCGAGTTGGAGCGTCGCGCCGGAGAGCTGGCCGAGCGGACCGTCGAGGAGGGCATCGCGAACGGCCGCAACCCGGTGGGCGTCGCCGCCGCGTGCCTGTACACGGCCGCCCGAGAGCTGGGAGCCGACTGCACGCAGCAGGAGGCCGCCGACGTGGCCGGCGTGACGCCCGTGACCGTACGGCGGACGTACGTCGACCTGACCGAGTCGTGA